In Shewanella sp. VB17, a single genomic region encodes these proteins:
- a CDS encoding HlyD family type I secretion periplasmic adaptor subunit → MSQHLTTDDLEMIDDVYGAMMTDAPSSHRLIIWVLTALILCFLIWAFFSELDQVTTGMGKVIPSSQIQVIQSLDGGIMQDMYVKEGMLVTKGQALVRIDATRFRSDFAQQEQEVYSLQANVRRLETELNSIVITDMSSNWREQVKITKLPLRFSKTLSEKEPELIKRQSAEYSGRLDSLSNHIEILARQILQKQQETEDLASKITTLTKSHQLVSRELSLTRPLADKGIVPEVELLKLERIVNDIQGELASLRLLRPKVKASQDEAILKRREAIFTFSAETRTQLSELQTKLSRINEAQVGAQDKVNKAEITSPVNGTIKTIHINTLGSVVQPGVNIIEIVPSEDQLLIETKITPKDIAFLHSGLKAIVKITAYDFTRYGGLDGVVEHISADTSQDEEGNSFYIVKVRTELSSLTRDDGVEMPIIPGMLTSVDVITGQKSILEYILNPILRAKDTALRER, encoded by the coding sequence ATGAGCCAACATCTAACAACAGATGATCTGGAAATGATCGATGATGTTTATGGTGCAATGATGACCGATGCGCCAAGCAGTCATAGATTAATTATTTGGGTACTGACAGCATTAATTTTATGCTTTCTTATTTGGGCGTTTTTTTCTGAGCTGGATCAAGTCACCACAGGAATGGGCAAAGTCATCCCTTCATCCCAAATACAAGTGATTCAAAGCCTAGATGGGGGGATAATGCAGGATATGTATGTAAAAGAGGGCATGCTGGTCACAAAAGGACAAGCATTAGTCCGTATTGATGCAACTCGGTTTCGTTCTGACTTCGCCCAACAAGAGCAGGAAGTCTATAGCTTACAAGCTAATGTAAGACGACTAGAAACTGAATTAAACAGTATCGTGATCACTGACATGTCATCAAATTGGCGAGAACAAGTCAAGATTACTAAGCTCCCTTTACGTTTCTCTAAAACCCTGAGTGAAAAAGAACCTGAACTTATCAAAAGACAGTCAGCAGAGTATTCAGGTCGATTAGATAGCCTTAGTAATCACATTGAGATTTTGGCTAGACAGATATTGCAAAAACAACAAGAAACAGAAGATCTTGCATCAAAAATAACCACGTTAACAAAAAGCCACCAATTAGTATCCCGAGAATTATCACTAACCAGACCTTTAGCTGATAAAGGGATCGTGCCAGAAGTGGAACTACTTAAACTTGAACGTATTGTTAATGATATTCAGGGAGAGTTAGCCAGCCTACGTTTACTACGCCCCAAAGTTAAAGCCTCACAAGATGAAGCTATTTTAAAAAGACGCGAGGCCATTTTTACATTTTCAGCAGAAACGCGAACTCAATTAAGCGAACTGCAAACCAAACTCTCTCGTATCAATGAAGCCCAAGTTGGTGCACAAGACAAAGTGAATAAAGCTGAAATTACCTCCCCAGTGAATGGGACGATTAAAACAATACATATCAATACATTAGGTAGCGTCGTTCAGCCTGGGGTTAATATCATTGAAATTGTTCCATCTGAAGACCAACTGCTTATTGAAACCAAAATCACCCCGAAAGACATCGCATTTTTACATTCAGGCTTAAAGGCGATCGTTAAGATAACGGCTTATGACTTTACTCGCTATGGAGGCCTTGATGGCGTCGTTGAGCACATCAGTGCTGATACGTCACAAGATGAAGAGGGAAATAGCTTCTACATAGTGAAAGTACGAACTGAATTATCAAGCTTAACAAGAGATGATGGCGTAGAAATGCCTATCATACCTGGAATGCTGACCTCCGTTGATGTTATTACAGGCCAAAAATCCATTCTAGAGTACATACTGAATCCAATTTTAAGAGCGAAAGATACAGCGTTAAGAGAGCGGTGA
- a CDS encoding retention module-containing protein → MGVAVTAQDAVITNLIGQLEAKDVTGNIRDLTIGDAINSGERLIFSPETQFTLQMADGTLVNEQSIIQLESDITLPSNLEQTFAIDTTEDLNIDDEIAAIQAQILAGDDPSLDLPATAAGSGTGGNEGSSSFITLARSGNETIAGTGHESEAVTEATPLPTQNDTVIIDTTPPILTITLDENVTTDDVINFAEALQDIAITGVVSGEFSAGDTVTLTINGVNYTGQTDTNGQFSILVSGADLAADPNTVINANVTTTDTAGNSNNATDSEGYSVNTNTPSVVVNIVDAQLTVSETSEVTFTFTEQVTGFTVEELDTSGGTVTDLTTDDNGITWSATFTPNSNFTGSANVTVLNNSYTDLNGNLGIGGSDITEITIDLNNLNEAPEFRSGIDVAGDAANLDTYDFGSLNEGAASGILVGTVIADDPDTGDNLRFSFEGGGLTNGIFDIDATSGQITLNQDIDDAELGAFDFNVLVTDLAGLTDIAAVAIDLNNLNEAPEFRSGVDVAGDAANLDTYDLVSLNEGAASGTLVGTVIADDPDAGDNLRFSFEGGGLTNGIFDIDATSGQITLNQDIDDVELGAFNFNVLVTDLAGLTDIAAVAIDLNNLNEAPEFRSGIDVAGDAANLDTYDFGSLNEGAASGTLVGTVIADDPDAGDNLRFSFEGGGLTNGVFDIDATSGQLTLNQDIDDAELGTFNLNVIVTDLAGLIDIAVVNITLDNVDDIPEITSITSTRVSEEGLLNGIKDNGIAPADTTNEVTDSGVISFTDVDSNAFSVTLTGPIGMTSGGDDVDVWSRNGDTFTGSTQGGLLVITLVLGEFQGISPDFSINYDTTLHAPIDHPLTNAEDVLEFNFGAIINNLAGDSINSNLSIIIEDDAPIITDESAILVSDSNIPDTLLGNYSFTTSNGNHNILDFDGFTVTANGFTSATDSTLTSAIVYGNNNGIGVKSVASPYHNLNAEIDFRQFADGTEASEEMVITLDSGTLAYGINMKFASMFGGELEVGLVEFYRDGQLIIIQTFSSDANDGNYAAIFQTLEGGFDKIIIKATDNGINNNSDNSDLTVKSIEFLGRDGLAIGYATGVIETLWGADERGLLVFTGTNETGLLTQNGDAIIISQSGNTLVGQTTSNTLVFKVEFTPGTGQWDFYQYQMIQAQIDGQLDFNLIATDGDGDNLTGHFAVIAKTIPLVPDQYALQNGTMGTDELTGSINSDYLIGGTGNDTLNAGEGNDILIGGKDTDSLDVGIDLDADVLIWQAGDADGSTDTIYNFNVLHDTLDISEILLDEESHSLESYFSINFTAGNTSITLDSNGADLGGDTLIIELIDVDLSVLYSDTNETVIIDSLLFDEAIIVNTLP, encoded by the coding sequence ATGGGTGTAGCAGTAACAGCACAAGATGCCGTTATTACCAATCTAATCGGACAGCTAGAAGCCAAGGATGTAACAGGCAATATACGTGATTTAACCATTGGTGATGCAATCAACAGTGGTGAGCGGCTCATTTTTTCACCTGAGACTCAATTTACTCTGCAAATGGCTGACGGTACACTTGTTAATGAGCAAAGCATTATACAATTAGAGTCTGACATTACGCTCCCTAGTAACCTAGAACAAACCTTCGCTATAGATACCACTGAAGATTTAAACATCGATGATGAAATTGCCGCGATACAAGCACAAATATTAGCAGGGGATGATCCCTCTCTCGACTTACCTGCTACTGCAGCAGGTTCAGGTACTGGCGGCAATGAAGGTAGTTCTAGTTTTATTACTTTAGCTCGCTCTGGTAATGAGACTATTGCTGGTACAGGCCATGAATCTGAAGCCGTGACAGAAGCAACTCCCCTGCCCACCCAAAATGATACCGTTATCATTGATACCACTCCCCCGATATTAACGATTACCTTAGATGAGAACGTGACCACAGATGATGTCATCAATTTTGCTGAAGCCCTGCAAGATATCGCGATAACCGGAGTCGTCAGTGGCGAGTTCAGTGCTGGTGATACTGTTACCCTCACCATTAATGGAGTCAACTATACAGGTCAAACTGATACAAATGGCCAATTTAGTATCCTCGTCTCTGGCGCTGATCTCGCCGCCGACCCAAACACTGTGATCAATGCCAACGTCACCACAACTGATACCGCAGGCAACAGCAACAATGCCACCGATAGCGAAGGCTATTCAGTCAACACCAATACACCAAGTGTCGTCGTTAATATTGTCGATGCACAATTAACTGTAAGTGAAACCAGTGAAGTGACCTTTACCTTCACTGAACAAGTCACTGGCTTTACAGTAGAGGAACTTGATACCTCTGGTGGTACCGTCACTGATCTCACCACCGATGATAATGGCATTACGTGGTCGGCAACGTTTACCCCAAATTCAAATTTTACTGGTAGCGCAAATGTCACCGTCCTCAATAACAGCTACACCGACCTCAATGGCAACCTAGGAATAGGTGGCAGTGATATTACAGAGATCACCATTGATCTTAATAACCTTAATGAAGCCCCAGAGTTTCGCTCCGGCATCGATGTCGCAGGTGATGCTGCAAACCTTGATACCTATGATTTTGGCAGCCTCAATGAAGGCGCGGCCTCGGGAATCTTGGTCGGCACGGTTATCGCTGACGACCCGGATACAGGCGATAACTTACGTTTCAGCTTTGAAGGTGGTGGCCTCACCAACGGCATCTTCGATATTGATGCAACCTCTGGGCAGATCACCTTAAATCAAGACATCGATGACGCCGAGTTAGGCGCCTTTGATTTTAATGTACTGGTCACCGATCTCGCAGGCCTTACCGACATTGCCGCCGTGGCCATTGATCTTAATAACCTCAATGAAGCCCCAGAGTTTCGCTCCGGCGTCGATGTCGCAGGTGATGCAGCAAACCTTGATACCTATGATTTAGTCAGCCTCAATGAAGGCGCGGCCTCGGGAACCTTGGTCGGCACGGTTATCGCTGACGACCCGGATGCAGGCGATAACTTACGTTTCAGCTTTGAAGGTGGTGGCCTCACCAACGGCATCTTCGATATTGATGCTACCTCTGGGCAGATCACCTTAAATCAAGACATCGATGACGTCGAGTTAGGCGCCTTTAATTTTAATGTTCTGGTCACCGATCTCGCAGGCCTTACCGACATTGCCGCCGTGGCCATTGATCTTAATAACCTCAATGAAGCTCCAGAGTTTCGCTCCGGCATCGATGTCGCAGGTGATGCAGCAAACCTTGATACCTATGATTTTGGCAGCCTCAATGAAGGCGCGGCCTCGGGAACCTTAGTCGGCACGGTTATCGCTGACGACCCGGATGCAGGCGATAACTTACGTTTCAGCTTTGAAGGTGGTGGCCTCACCAACGGCGTCTTCGATATTGATGCTACCTCTGGGCAGCTCACCTTAAATCAAGACATCGATGACGCCGAGTTAGGCACCTTTAATTTAAATGTTATAGTCACCGATCTCGCTGGCCTCATCGACATTGCTGTGGTCAATATCACACTAGACAATGTCGATGACATCCCAGAAATAACCAGTATTACCTCAACCCGAGTCTCTGAGGAAGGATTGCTTAATGGCATTAAAGATAATGGTATAGCGCCTGCAGACACGACAAACGAGGTAACAGACTCTGGCGTGATCAGTTTTACAGATGTAGATAGTAACGCTTTCAGTGTTACACTCACAGGCCCCATAGGCATGACATCTGGCGGCGATGATGTCGATGTATGGAGCAGAAACGGCGATACCTTTACTGGTAGTACCCAAGGTGGGCTACTTGTTATCACCTTAGTATTAGGTGAGTTTCAAGGGATCAGTCCGGATTTTAGTATCAATTATGATACCACTCTTCATGCTCCTATTGATCACCCACTAACAAATGCTGAAGACGTATTGGAATTTAATTTTGGTGCCATCATAAACAACCTCGCAGGCGATAGTATCAATAGCAATTTATCTATTATTATTGAAGATGACGCCCCGATAATAACAGATGAATCGGCCATCCTCGTTTCTGATTCAAATATTCCAGATACTTTATTAGGAAATTATTCATTCACAACGAGTAATGGAAATCATAACATCCTTGATTTTGACGGCTTCACAGTAACAGCTAATGGGTTTACATCTGCAACTGATTCGACATTAACTTCTGCAATTGTCTATGGCAACAACAACGGGATCGGTGTCAAGAGTGTCGCTTCGCCTTATCACAACCTCAATGCAGAAATTGATTTTCGCCAATTCGCTGATGGAACTGAAGCATCAGAAGAAATGGTGATAACACTAGATTCTGGTACGCTAGCTTATGGTATCAATATGAAATTTGCGAGTATGTTTGGTGGTGAACTTGAGGTTGGCCTTGTCGAATTTTACCGTGATGGACAATTAATTATAATACAAACATTTAGTTCAGATGCTAATGATGGTAACTACGCTGCCATTTTCCAAACTCTTGAAGGTGGCTTCGATAAAATAATCATAAAAGCCACCGACAACGGCATCAATAACAATTCAGATAATAGTGATTTAACAGTTAAATCAATCGAATTTTTAGGTCGTGATGGCCTAGCCATAGGTTATGCTACTGGGGTTATTGAGACTCTGTGGGGGGCTGATGAGAGAGGGTTATTAGTATTTACTGGCACTAATGAGACTGGTTTACTCACGCAAAATGGCGATGCTATTATCATATCTCAATCAGGTAATACACTCGTTGGTCAAACAACCTCAAACACACTCGTCTTCAAGGTCGAATTCACACCTGGAACAGGGCAATGGGATTTTTATCAATATCAAATGATACAAGCTCAGATTGATGGACAACTTGATTTCAATCTTATTGCCACTGACGGTGATGGCGATAACTTAACTGGACACTTTGCCGTTATCGCTAAAACAATTCCACTTGTACCAGATCAATATGCATTACAAAATGGCACAATGGGCACTGACGAACTAACAGGAAGTATAAACTCTGATTATTTAATTGGCGGAACAGGGAATGACACGCTAAATGCGGGCGAAGGTAACGATATACTAATAGGAGGTAAAGACACTGATAGCCTAGACGTCGGTATAGATTTAGATGCTGATGTTCTCATTTGGCAAGCTGGGGATGCTGATGGTAGTACTGATACAATTTATAACTTTAATGTGTTGCACGATACATTAGATATTTCTGAAATCCTACTTGATGAAGAAAGTCATTCCTTAGAGTCTTATTTTAGTATTAACTTTACAGCAGGAAACACCAGTATCACCTTAGACAGTAATGGGGCCGATCTCGGAGGTGATACATTAATCATCGAATTGATAGACGTAGATTTGTCGGTGCTGTACAGCGATACCAATGAAACTGTGATTATTGACAGCCTACTCTTTGACGAAGCTATTATTGTAAATACTTTACCTTAA
- a CDS encoding OmpA family protein, with amino-acid sequence MRTFTLLLSIVLLSACSMRDIATMDTATNQVNDLNDHDKDGVILARERCNDTLKGVEIDNYGCKKTQPLYENKALNILFANDSYYIDPMYYDQIEAIATFMRDFPNTKITIEGHCSKTGSYDHNLTLSQNRANAVTTELNQRFGILSDRLIAIGYSFDKPIDTSDTDIAHTQNRRVIAEAKGEDSTVNMKWHIYSVDEKIE; translated from the coding sequence ATGAGAACATTCACTCTACTATTAAGCATCGTCCTATTATCAGCCTGTTCCATGAGAGATATCGCCACTATGGACACAGCTACAAATCAAGTAAACGACCTCAATGATCATGATAAAGATGGTGTTATCCTAGCTCGAGAACGCTGTAATGACACCCTTAAAGGCGTAGAAATTGACAACTATGGCTGTAAAAAAACTCAGCCACTTTATGAAAATAAAGCACTGAATATTTTATTCGCTAATGACTCTTATTACATCGACCCTATGTACTATGATCAAATTGAGGCCATAGCAACATTTATGCGTGATTTCCCTAATACTAAAATAACCATCGAAGGTCATTGCAGTAAAACAGGGTCTTACGATCATAACTTGACCCTTTCCCAAAATAGAGCTAATGCTGTGACAACAGAACTTAACCAACGCTTTGGCATACTATCTGATAGACTTATTGCTATTGGATACAGCTTCGATAAACCCATAGACACCAGCGACACAGACATAGCTCACACTCAAAATAGACGAGTTATCGCTGAGGCTAAAGGTGAAGATAGTACAGTGAATATGAAATGGCATATCTATTCGGTAGATGAAAAAATAGAATAA
- a CDS encoding transglutaminase-like cysteine peptidase, whose translation MNARLNHNLTYIKVCRFSLIAVMLVTSCLYASPTQKLDKAHITSTLESRYGQRAGKRVKAWFKVLDEAKSLHEKEKITKVNNFFNLFRFVDDIKLWGDKNYWATPMEFIGVNGGDCEDFSIAKYFTLLQLGVAEDKLRITMVKATSVNQYHMVLAYYESPGSIPLVLDNLDKKIKPATQRKDLLPVYSFNGRQLWLNKEKGRGVLAGSSKKLAKWNDLKNRLGVERLRKPKLKLE comes from the coding sequence ATGAACGCCAGACTTAATCATAATTTAACTTATATAAAAGTCTGTCGATTTTCTTTAATCGCTGTGATGTTAGTGACGTCTTGTCTTTATGCTTCTCCAACACAAAAACTCGATAAGGCGCACATAACGTCAACGCTCGAGTCAAGATATGGTCAACGAGCCGGTAAGCGAGTTAAAGCGTGGTTTAAGGTGTTGGACGAAGCAAAAAGTCTACATGAAAAAGAGAAGATAACTAAGGTCAATAATTTCTTTAATTTATTTCGTTTTGTCGATGATATAAAGCTCTGGGGAGATAAAAATTACTGGGCAACGCCAATGGAATTTATCGGAGTCAATGGTGGTGACTGTGAAGACTTCTCCATTGCTAAATACTTCACGTTACTCCAGTTGGGTGTAGCAGAAGATAAGTTACGGATAACAATGGTCAAAGCAACATCTGTGAACCAATATCATATGGTTCTCGCGTATTATGAGTCTCCAGGTTCTATCCCTTTAGTACTGGATAATTTAGATAAAAAAATTAAACCAGCAACACAAAGAAAAGATTTGCTCCCAGTATACAGTTTTAATGGTCGGCAACTTTGGCTTAACAAAGAAAAAGGACGAGGGGTTCTAGCAGGCTCATCTAAAAAGCTTGCCAAATGGAACGATCTCAAAAACAGATTGGGTGTCGAAAGACTCAGAAAGCCCAAATTAAAATTGGAGTAG
- a CDS encoding type I secretion system permease/ATPase, protein MSTSAPKKNEQWTISASQRVTVDPLLDSLVLLTEHFGSPCSSESMAAGLPLSSNVLTPELVPQAAARAGLAAKLAQKSLNHISPIFLPCILLLKDKKACLLRELNIDKDKAVIQLPDIGGEQVLTLKDLEAIYVGYLFLVKQQYRGDMGFDVHQYDNKTHWLVQTLKDSAPIYRDALLASVLVNLFALVSPLFIMNVYDKVVPNLAFSSLWVLAIGASVAYIFDLIMRQLRAYLIDVAGKKVDIIVSSKLFAKAIGIPLAKRSPSVGGMARQLGEFDSIREILTSATITTLVDLPFALFFMIIIYIVAGDLAIIPLIGSILIIGYTLIMQPKLKAAIEESNKFASLKHGHLIESLASLESIKSSGAEGIVQKSWQQMIGHTANWQLKSKKISTSVTNLANFIVQLSVVCVVILGVYRVADNAISMGGIIAAVILSSRAISPMAQLAGLMTRGNHTASALRQLNEIMTQEGEFENKGHLVSRQRLQGKIKAEHISFSYTGSEKPILHPMSINIEPGERIAIIGRNGSGKSTLAKILVGLYQPTQGSLRYDGLDSAQIHPTDLRRNFGYLPQDITLFHGTIRDNILFGTRQVTEHQLIRAVQLSGISQFTDLESEGLDQQVGEGGQTLSRGQRQTIALARATLNDPPVLLMDEPTSSLDARAEKQFIHAMQNVSKDRTLLLITHKTHLLKLVDRIIVLNRGHVIIDGPKADVLDKLNKGLLSAETGQ, encoded by the coding sequence GTGTCCACATCAGCCCCTAAAAAAAATGAACAATGGACCATTTCAGCCTCTCAACGAGTGACTGTCGATCCCTTACTGGACAGCTTAGTACTATTAACTGAGCATTTCGGTAGTCCTTGCTCCAGTGAATCTATGGCGGCAGGACTCCCTTTGTCTTCAAATGTACTCACACCAGAACTGGTCCCCCAAGCTGCAGCAAGAGCAGGTTTAGCTGCAAAGTTAGCCCAAAAAAGCTTGAATCATATCTCTCCTATATTTTTACCTTGTATCTTACTATTAAAAGATAAAAAGGCCTGTTTACTTCGAGAGCTAAATATTGACAAAGATAAAGCAGTGATCCAATTACCTGACATTGGTGGAGAGCAAGTGTTAACACTAAAAGATTTAGAAGCCATCTATGTGGGTTACCTATTTCTTGTCAAGCAACAATATCGTGGTGATATGGGGTTCGATGTTCATCAATATGACAACAAAACACATTGGTTAGTACAAACCCTTAAAGATTCTGCACCCATTTATCGGGATGCACTATTGGCTTCTGTGTTGGTTAATTTATTTGCACTCGTGTCGCCACTATTTATCATGAATGTCTATGATAAGGTAGTCCCAAATCTCGCTTTTTCCTCGCTTTGGGTACTCGCAATTGGTGCAAGTGTCGCCTACATTTTTGATCTAATCATGAGGCAACTACGAGCCTACCTTATTGATGTGGCAGGCAAAAAAGTCGATATTATCGTTTCATCAAAATTATTCGCCAAAGCCATTGGCATCCCCTTGGCAAAACGCTCACCCAGTGTAGGAGGAATGGCTAGACAACTGGGTGAATTTGACAGTATCAGAGAGATTTTAACATCGGCAACGATCACAACATTAGTTGATCTTCCTTTTGCTCTATTTTTCATGATTATCATTTATATCGTTGCTGGCGATCTTGCCATCATTCCTTTGATCGGCAGCATTCTGATCATAGGCTACACCTTAATAATGCAGCCAAAACTGAAGGCTGCAATTGAAGAAAGTAACAAGTTCGCCAGCCTCAAACATGGCCATCTAATTGAATCTCTTGCGTCATTAGAGTCCATTAAATCCAGCGGTGCTGAAGGTATCGTACAAAAAAGCTGGCAACAAATGATAGGCCATACTGCCAATTGGCAATTAAAATCAAAAAAAATATCCACCTCAGTCACTAACTTAGCCAACTTTATCGTCCAACTCTCAGTAGTTTGTGTCGTCATCCTGGGCGTCTACCGAGTGGCCGATAATGCAATTTCTATGGGAGGGATTATTGCTGCAGTGATTTTATCTAGCAGAGCGATATCCCCCATGGCACAGCTCGCAGGACTCATGACTAGAGGAAATCATACCGCCAGTGCGCTACGTCAACTCAACGAAATAATGACTCAAGAAGGTGAGTTCGAAAATAAAGGTCATCTTGTTAGTCGCCAGCGTTTACAGGGAAAAATTAAAGCAGAGCACATTAGCTTCTCTTACACTGGCTCAGAGAAACCTATCTTGCATCCTATGTCGATCAATATTGAGCCAGGTGAACGTATCGCTATCATAGGTCGCAATGGTTCTGGTAAGAGTACATTAGCTAAAATATTAGTCGGCCTCTACCAACCAACGCAAGGCAGCTTACGATATGATGGACTTGACTCAGCTCAGATACATCCAACAGACTTAAGACGTAACTTTGGTTATTTACCACAAGATATAACACTTTTTCACGGCACAATTAGAGATAACATTCTATTTGGCACTCGACAAGTCACAGAGCATCAACTCATCAGAGCCGTGCAACTTTCAGGGATTAGTCAATTTACCGATTTAGAAAGTGAAGGGTTAGATCAACAAGTTGGTGAAGGTGGTCAAACACTGTCTCGCGGACAAAGACAAACGATTGCTTTAGCCAGAGCAACACTTAATGACCCACCCGTTTTACTCATGGATGAACCCACTTCAAGCTTGGATGCTAGGGCCGAGAAACAATTCATTCATGCAATGCAAAATGTTAGTAAAGACAGAACATTACTACTCATCACTCATAAAACGCATCTACTGAAATTAGTCGATCGTATTATTGTACTGAACCGAGGTCATGTCATTATCGACGGCCCTAAAGCTGACGTCCTAGACAAGTTAAATAAAGGCTTATTATCAGCAGAGACTGGACAATGA
- a CDS encoding TolC family outer membrane protein, which yields MNTGKTCRLTHSAIALAISTLLMSTSAYSQTLEQAVAHTLDTNPEIRIAFNRFKAREEQVNQAFAGYMPNVDLSGGYGWEQTNSPSSRRKKNQGDVDADGVIELERGEAGFSIKQMLFDGFYTSSEVDRFSFEASADQWALFSAAEDIALDVTRVYINYIRTEQVMTLAEKNIVSHQDIYGQIKERTDSGLGSIADLSQITGRLARANANLISAKNNFYDAKAQFITVVESAPEDLIVPVPDDDMMPKDLNTSIQIAQENHPILKSATNDIEAAKNEKSSAQSNYYPQLSLDLAGNWDNNLAGEDGFSSIASANVGGHSNDLIAMVRIKYNLFSGGKDLAREKEAAYKIGEAKEVRQRAYRQVVEGVNLAWNAYELLEPQKMYIRDHVIAAKDTQIAYSQQFNLGQRTLLDLLDTENELFEARKDYLEAEYDQIISEYRVLNSTGRLLESLRVTRPEIWQGERNYEGGVNQ from the coding sequence ATGAACACAGGTAAAACTTGTCGATTAACGCACAGCGCTATAGCATTAGCTATTAGCACACTGCTCATGTCAACATCAGCTTATAGCCAAACACTGGAACAAGCTGTTGCTCATACTCTGGATACTAATCCTGAGATCCGTATTGCCTTTAATCGCTTTAAAGCTCGCGAAGAACAGGTCAATCAAGCTTTTGCTGGTTACATGCCTAATGTAGACCTTAGCGGTGGCTATGGCTGGGAACAAACAAATAGCCCTTCGAGTCGCCGCAAGAAAAACCAAGGTGACGTCGATGCTGATGGTGTTATCGAACTTGAACGAGGAGAAGCTGGTTTTAGCATTAAACAAATGTTATTCGATGGGTTTTACACCAGTAGCGAAGTCGATAGATTCAGTTTTGAAGCCAGCGCCGATCAATGGGCACTATTCTCAGCTGCAGAAGATATCGCCCTTGATGTAACACGGGTTTATATCAATTATATTCGAACTGAGCAGGTGATGACGCTAGCCGAAAAGAACATCGTGAGCCACCAAGATATTTATGGCCAAATTAAAGAAAGAACCGACTCAGGTTTAGGTTCCATTGCCGATTTATCGCAAATAACTGGACGTTTAGCCCGTGCAAATGCCAATCTAATCTCTGCCAAAAATAATTTTTATGATGCTAAAGCTCAGTTTATAACCGTAGTAGAATCAGCACCCGAAGACTTAATTGTCCCCGTGCCTGATGATGATATGATGCCAAAAGATCTCAATACAAGTATTCAAATCGCTCAAGAGAATCATCCAATATTAAAATCTGCTACTAATGATATCGAAGCAGCTAAAAATGAAAAGTCATCAGCACAGTCTAATTATTATCCTCAGCTCTCTCTTGATCTAGCGGGTAACTGGGACAATAACTTAGCGGGCGAAGACGGCTTTAGTTCTATTGCTAGTGCAAATGTCGGCGGCCACAGTAACGATCTCATTGCCATGGTTAGAATAAAATACAACCTCTTCTCTGGCGGTAAAGATCTTGCTCGAGAAAAAGAAGCCGCTTATAAGATCGGTGAAGCAAAAGAAGTCCGCCAACGCGCATACCGCCAAGTTGTTGAGGGCGTTAACCTTGCTTGGAATGCGTATGAACTCCTCGAACCACAGAAGATGTATATTCGAGATCATGTTATTGCAGCCAAAGACACACAAATAGCCTATAGCCAACAGTTCAACTTAGGCCAACGTACACTCCTCGATTTACTCGATACTGAAAATGAACTATTCGAAGCTCGTAAAGATTACTTAGAAGCCGAATATGACCAAATCATTTCAGAATACAGAGTATTAAATTCAACAGGCAGACTACTGGAATCATTAAGAGTCACTCGTCCAGAGATATGGCAAGGTGAACGAAACTACGAAGGAGGAGTAAACCAATGA